ACCGAAGACTCGCCCGGCTTGCTGCGAACTTGGGCGGGAAATGTCTTGGCCTCTTTCCCATCCGAATCCAACACCCGATACGTGACAGAGTATTTGCGTCCCTCTTCGCTTTCCCCAGGCGCCAGATTATAGATTTCCGCATAGCAATAAAGAATGGGCATGCCGATGCCATAGACAGCCGCCGGATGCGGGAGTACTTTGAAGCCGTTCTTGGTAAACGAGCCCGCTGCGGCATCACGCTCGATGCTCATCGCCAACTGCAAATCGCTGATGACCAGGCCTTTTTGGTAAGAAACCGCACGGATGGGGAATTTTACGCTTTGTCGACGGTTTTCGCCGAAAAGGTCGGTCAAACGCAGTTCGAGCTGATACTCGTCCGGCGGAACGGTAAACGCTCCGATAATGGGAATGGTCATGTTCAAAGCGTGCGTGTCGAGCGAATCAAGGGTATCGCGCGAGCGCCAAATACGGTTCTGCAGAACCTGCCCTTGCCGGGAAATCTCGGCCTCGACCAAAAACTCGGCCGCAAATTTGTTTCCCTCTTCCTCGAGCCGTTTAAAGGTGAGTACTTTGCGGTCCAAGGCGGCATAAAACTCGAGGTAGACGAGCGAATCGGCGGCGCGAAATGAGGCATAATCAGCGGAAAAATAAAAACGGATTTGGCGCGCCTGGTCTGATTCGTCATCAGCGGACAAAATCGTTGCGCCAAAGAGCATGGCAGCCAGACAGTAACGCATGAATTTCATACCAACTCCCATAGTCATAAAATCAGGCCGCATACTTTTCGGCCGTTTC
This genomic stretch from candidate division KSB1 bacterium harbors:
- a CDS encoding GWxTD domain-containing protein; translated protein: MKFMRYCLAAMLFGATILSADDESDQARQIRFYFSADYASFRAADSLVYLEFYAALDRKVLTFKRLEEEGNKFAAEFLVEAEISRQGQVLQNRIWRSRDTLDSLDTHALNMTIPIIGAFTVPPDEYQLELRLTDLFGENRRQSVKFPIRAVSYQKGLVISDLQLAMSIERDAAAGSFTKNGFKVLPHPAAVYGIGMPILYCYAEIYNLAPGESEEGRKYSVTYRVLDSDGKEAKTFPAQVRSKPGESSVLVQNLNVVTLVSGTYQLEVKVRDHQTGAEAKAAHRFFVYRPDDFAAGGAAFQAMEKSQGQGSPGIDADRYDVMKEEELDLEFDWVRYIAKPEELSTWKKLNLAGKREFIKEFWAARDATPGTPINEFKEEYLARVRMANALYRGPFKDGYKGDRGRVLLLYGKPDEIERFPSSSDAREYQIWHYYSIQGGVDFIFVDKRSMNDLELVHSTARGEIYDPDWMRFIDVNY